One Passer domesticus isolate bPasDom1 unplaced genomic scaffold, bPasDom1.hap1 HAP1_SCAFFOLD_37, whole genome shotgun sequence genomic window carries:
- the LOC135292483 gene encoding hydrocephalus-inducing protein homolog, which produces MDEKEQGSYYFARTKWGSVTGPSLHFDLPELDFGDISFGFPYTQRCRLTNSSPVPVTFQLRMSFDGTQPAVDSVDQIRCHSDPAWRKGVHLYVEPREFTITPSQGTILPQGHQDIQVTLCSNSVMEFYRKMLVDLEGFGKGVASLVITARCLVPKLQVSPHVLQYDECLLKVPYEKKFIIRNPSHLPGCYGLIEQIC; this is translated from the exons ATGgatgaaaaagaacaaggaagtTATTACTTTGCAAGAACAAAGTG GGGCAGCGTCACTGGACCGAGTTTGCACTTCGACCTCCCTGAGCTCGACTTCGGGGACATCTCCTTTG GCTTTCCctacacccagcgctgccggctcacTAACAGCTCCCCGGTGCCCGTGACGTTCCAGCTCCGCATGTCGTTCGATGGCACGCAGCCGGCTGTGGACAGCGTGGATCAGATCCGCTGCCACAGTGAcccagcctggaggaagggCGTTCACTTGTATGTGGAGCCCCGGGAGTTTACCATCACTCCCAGCCAAGGGaccatcctgccccagggacaccaggacatccAG GTGACCCTGTGTTCCAACTCGGTGATGGAGTTCTACAGGAAAATGCTGGTGGATCTGGAGGGTTTTGGCAAGGGAGTGGCATCATTGGTCATCACAGCCAG ATGTCTTGTTCCTAAGCTGCAAGTGTCCCCCCACGTGCTGCAGTATGATgagtgcctcctgaaggtgccctaCGAGAAGAAGTTCATCATTAGGAATCCCAgccacctgcctggctgctacGGGCTTATTGAACAG ATCTGCTGA
- the LOC135292484 gene encoding neurofilament heavy polypeptide-like, producing MQDEIRASSILPVSGVLQPGESQQVSLPFSGHLNSISSATALCHMEGGPSSEVLVPGEASRVSCSPSPQEINCGSGAPLRERRELKRLSPKLEEEAKALEEEERQKEKEKQKKEKKGVSVGKEPPKAEKGKTKPTEKKESKAPENKDTKIPPRKEIKEPEKMENKLPEKKNKHPEKKETKISERKESKAPEKKESKAPEKKNTKALERKETKFPEKKETKAPERTESKLPEKKYKPPEKKETKFPERKESKAPVKKDTKALERKETKFPEKKENKAPEKMENKLPEKKYKLPEKRETKFPERKETKVPETKEIKSPKKESKATEKKEMKSPEKKESKALVKREIRILKKETKSPEKRSKPPEKKETKFPERKEIKIPEKEIKAPKKKEPKAPKKGEAKA from the exons ATgcaggatgagatcagg GCTTCCAGTATCCTGCCAGTGTCAGGTGTGCTacagccaggagagagccagcaggtctccttgcccttctctggccaCCTCAACAGCATCTCCAGTGCCACGGCGCTGTGCCACATGGAGGGAGGCCCCAGCTCCGAGGTGCTGGTGCCCGGGGAGGCCTCACGTGTCAGCTGCTCCCCGAGCCCCCAGGAGATCAActgtggctctggggcaccTCTCAGGGAGAG aagggagctgaagCGGCTGTCTCCAAAGCTTGAGGAGGAGGCAAAAGccttggaggaggaagagaggcagaaggagaaagagaagcagaagaaagaaaagaagggtgtctctgtggggaaggaacctccaaaagcagagaaggggaaaaccaaacccacagagaagaaggaaagcaaggccccagagaacaaggacaccaaaatcccaccaaggaaggaaatcaaagaaccagagaagatggaaaacaaacttccagaaaagaaaaacaaacatccagaaaagaaagaaaccaaaatctcagagaggaaggaaagcaaagccccagagaagaaggaaagcaaggccccagagaaaaagaacacaaaagcattagagaggaaggaaactaaattccctgagaagaaggaaaccaaagccccagagaggACGGAAagcaaactcccagaaaagaaatacaaacctccagaaaagaaggaaaccaaattcccagagaggaaggaaagcaaggccccagtgaagaaggacaccaaagcattagagaggaaggaaaccaaattcccagagaagaaggaaaacaaagccccagagaagatggaaaacaaactcccagaaaagaaatacaaacttccagaaaagagggaaaccaaattcccagagaggaaggaaaccaaagTCCCGGAGACGAAGGAAATCAAAAGCccaaagaaggaaagcaaagccacagagaagaaggaaatgaaaagcccagagaaaaaggaaagcaaagccctAGTAAAGAGGGAAATCAGAATtctaaagaaggaaaccaaatctccagagaagagaagcaaacctccagaaaagaaggaaaccaaattcccagagaggaaggaaatcaaaatcccagagaaggaaatcaaagcaccaaaaaagaaggaacccaaagccccaaagaagggggaagccaaagcctga